From Leguminivora glycinivorella isolate SPB_JAAS2020 chromosome 24, LegGlyc_1.1, whole genome shotgun sequence, a single genomic window includes:
- the LOC125238548 gene encoding chymotrypsin-1-like, whose translation MYLITLTIFGVLELSIGLPLENSQDQNSRIVNNETEAFAIPNDGSQVQNLYNPQDFYQAPRIIRSMEESSNPEDFGQMDTGLSHEESLRTLEQGLRIVGGEYASEDEARHMVGLIFGEYLKVFLCGGSLISQKTVLTAAHCIDEVVWFGQLQKSLRGQIGSVYISKGYTAIKFSGFEKHPDWDKAEIKNDIGVLKMVEPVNDSRVRIIKLDFKWLGGGKKVTIAGWGSLQHLGSNPDRLQLLDVYTLSSKECEEGVNEANLQNRSSPPVDSSVEVCTMHRNGAGQGMCHGDSGSAVMSNPELREDISIMGIVSWGFPCALGHPDVHTRLSAYESWLRPILEADGVVI comes from the coding sequence atgtatttaattacATTAACAATCTTCGGAGTTCTTGAGTTATCAATAGGTCTTCCATTAGAAAATTCTCAAGATCAAAATTCAAGAATAGTTAATAATGAAACGGAAGCTTTTGCAATACCCAATGATGGTTCTCAAGTGCAAAATCTGTACAACCCTCAAGATTTCTACCAAGCACCACGTATAATCAGAAGCATGGAAGAATCATCAAATCCTGAAGACTTTGGACAAATGGATACTGGATTAAGTCATGAAGAATCTTTAAGAACCCTTGAGCAAGGATTAAGAATAGTAGGAGGTGAATATGCTTCAGAAGACGAAGCAAGACATATGGTAGGATTAATATTTGGTGAATATCTAAAGGTCTTTTTATGCGGAGGATCTTTAATATCACAAAAGACAGTATTAACAGCCGCGCATTGTATAGACGAAGTAGTGTGGTTTGGTCAGCTGCAAAAATCACTCCGAGGTCAGATAGGGAGTGTTTATATAAGTAAAGGATATACAGCTATAAAGTTTTCTGGATTTGAGAAACATCCTGATTGGGATAAAGCGGAAATCAAGAATGATATTGGTGTGTTGAAGATGGTTGAGCCTGTCAATGATTCGCGTGTCAGAATAATCAAATTAGACTTCAAATGGCTTGGAGGAGGAAAAAAAGTGACTATTGCAGGTTGGGGATCGTTACAACATTTAGGGTCGAATCCTGATCGTCTCCAATTACTTGATGTATATACTCTGAGTTCTAAAGAGTGTGAGGAAGGTGTTAATGAAGCGAATCTACAGAATAGGTCTTCGCCGCCTGTTGATTCTTCTGTGGAAGTTTGTACTATGCATAGGAATGGTGCTGGGCAAGGCATGTGTCACGGAGACTCTGGGAGTGCTGTAATGTCAAATCCTGAACTTCGTGAGGACATATCTATAATGGGGATAGTCTCTTGGGGATTTCCTTGTGCGCTTGGACATCCTGATGTGCATACGCGTCTTAGTGCGTATGAGAGTTGGCTGAGGCCTATTTTGGAGGCGGATGGCGTTGTTATTTAG